The region ACTCAAAGAAGCAGGCGTCAAAGAAATTTTAGTTATTTCGCAAGATACCAGCGCTTATGGTATAGATACACGGTATCAATCGATAGAATGGCAAGGTAAACAATTAACTACCCGTTTTTATGATCTGTGTCAACAACTTGGTGAGCTTGGTATTTGGATTCGTCTCCATTATGTTTACCCCTATCCGCATGTCGATGAAATTATTCCCTTGATGCGTGATGGCTTGATTCTGCCTTATTTAGATATTCCCCTTCAGCATGCTAATGCCCGCGTATTAAAAGCGATGAAACGTCCTGCTAATCGAGAAAATACACTAGCACGAATTAATAATTGGCGCGAAATCTGCGCTGAGATTACATTACGCTCAACTTTTATTGTTGGCTTTCCAGGTGAAACCGAAGAAGAATTCGAGGAATTACTCGATTTTCTTAACGAGGCAAAACTTGATAGAGTTGGTTGTTTTAAATACTCACCTGTTGAAGGTGCCAAAGCAAATGAATTAATCTCCCCTATTTCAGATGATATCAAAGAAGAGCGTTATCATCGTTTTATGCAAGTTCAAGCTGAAATTAGTTATCAAAAATTAAGAAAGAAAATTGGTTCGCGGCAAACTGTTTTGATTGATGAAATCACACCCGAACATATTATTGCCCGCAGTAAAAGTGATGCCCCTGAAATAGACGGCTTAGTGTATTTACCTCCTAACAATAATTTAGCAGTTGGGAACTTCGTGGATATTAATATTGTCGATAGTGATGATTATGATTTGTATGGCGAGTTTGTATAATCTTCTTTGAAAAGCTAGGTAGTCTAAAAAATTGTATTATTAACAATTAGAATACCTCAAGCTCTTTTATGTAATTATAGTCCTGCTAGATAGGCCACGATTTTTAGCCTTATTTGTATAGCCAATCTGAATAAATATCTGATTTCAATTTAATCAATTTATTAATAATTTGTTTACAATGGATTGTTATAATGAAAAAAGTTAATATTTTGGTGATTTAAAAATGTATTCTCGTTCTGAAGATTTACCTCAAATTCCTTCTCAGTCTATTAGCAGAGATTCCAAAAGTACTAATAATGATAATTCTGTAAAAAAAATAAGTTTTTAAATACAGATCCTTTTGCTTATATAATTTTAACAAAAGAGGGTACAGTATTAAAAGCTAAGTGCTTTAGAAGCCAAAGAGAAATCCCTTTTATACCAACAGAAGAAGATATAAAAAATAATAAAGGTTTAAAGTCTATCTTTATCGCTTATGAAGGAGGGCTTAGTGATGGAAACAATGAAGAAGTAATAGCTAAACCTGTGCAAATTCTAATTATGCGTAGGATGTATTGGACTATTGCAAGTCTCCATACAGATACACATCAAATTGTTATTGAAGAGTTCAACCTCGAGCGTATGCTTAATGATTGTAGGATTATTTTAAAAATCAAGAATACAAGCAAAGAATATCATTTGATTCTAAAAAAAAGTAAAAATGAAGAAGGAGCAGATGAAATAGATTATCTTTATAGTGGTGAAGTCGCTTACACACCAACTATTGTTGCAAAAAAGGAATTATCTATCTTACAGGGTAAGGAACTTAACTATTTGGTATTTGATTTTCAAGGTACAAGAACTACTGTGAACTTCAGGGAAGAAAATAGTCCATCATTAGAAACGTTTATTCCTATAAAACGCATTAAATTTAGTCCTGAACATGATAAAATTTTACAAGATAGAATAAGTACTCCTGAAAGGAGAAAAGCATTAGAAATAAAGGCTAAGCAATCTCAGGAAGACAACAGCGATCAACCACTAAACCCTATCAAAGGTAGTGTATCTAAACAAAATGATATTTTTCTCACAGTAAGTTTTCTGAGGGTAAATTAGAGGAAGAAGATATCACAACACCACATAAAGAGGAGCTTGCTTTAAGCGCTATGATAACTTCTCCTGTGGAAGAAGTTAGTCAACCTAAAATAACAGATACAAACAATAATAACTATTCTTCATCAAGAACGATTTTTCAAAAAAAGAGTACTTCTTCTCCTAAAGAGTGCTTAACACCAAACTCTCTTTATAAAAGAAAGCATATAGAGATATCAAAAGAAGCTGAGCAGCCTAAAGAAGAAAGTGGCGAACTTTCTCCTTCAAAACTTATGCAGCGTCATGGTGTATTTCAACAAAAGGACACTACTTCGGCTGATAATCCAGTTTCTGAATTAGCTAATAAATCTAATAACCTATAAGATTCGGGTATGCGCTAAATCAAAAACACGGCTTCTGGAAATTGAATTCTATTAAATACAGTAGATATCGTCTTTAAATTAAGCAAAATTTTAATTAAAAGGTTGCTTATTTAAAACGGTATCTACTTATAAAATAGTTTTAATGAAAGTTAACAATAGATAAAACTTCCTTACATTTATCTTGGGAATTTATAACTTCAGAAGAAGCTAAAATATTCTGATGTAATATTTTATGGTAAAATTTATAAGCACTAGTAAGTATCTTAAATACCTCAGATTCAATTACCTTACAGTCAGCTAGTTTTTTAATTAGGCTCAATGTATTAGTTTCTCTACTTAGTTCTTGTATCGGATTTGTAAGAACAAGAAATTGAACAAAAAATTCTAGATCGATTAAGCCACCCGGCGTATATTTAATTTCATCCTCACCTTTAAGATGTCGATTTATTTTTTGGCGCATGGCTTTTATCTCCTTAAAAACCCATTCCTTAGGCCGTTCAATCAATAATATATTCTGTTTTAAATTTTTAAATTGAGAATGAATAGTTGTATTGCCAAAAATAACACGCGCCCGAATTAATGCTTGATGCTCCCAAAGCCAAGCCTGATTTTGTTGATAGTCGATAAATGATTTTATAGCACTTACTAACAATCCTGCTTCGCCTGAAGGTCTTAAACGAGTATCTACTTTATAAAGAAGTCCAGATTGCGAACGAGTTGTTAGCATATGCAAAATTTTCTGGGTAAGGCGTGTGACTAAACTTTCTTCTTGTAATTGATTATCATAAATGAATACTAAATCTAGGTCAGAATTATAATTCATTTCCTGACTACCTAATTTACCATAAGCAATAATAGCAAAATGCGATTTGAGCTCTGGAATTTGTGGGTAGCGCTTACCTAACTCTATAAAGGCTAATTTAACAACTTGTTCAACAATAACTTCAGCGACTAGGGAGAGAAAATGTGCACTTTGTAAGGCTGTAACTGTACTCTGCTGTTCAGCCCGAGCAATTAACAGCCAATTAGTCAATTTAAATTGCCGTAATATTTCCTCTTGTAGTTCAATATCATTACTTTCTAATAACTTTTTTTGTAATTGCTCTTGTAATTGTTTACGTGAAGCTGGCTGCCATTCTTGCCCTTGATCTAATAAAATTTCTAATAAAAATGGATGGTTAACTAATAATCCTCTAATAAAAGCACTATTATTAAACCAGATAAATAATTCTCTTAATGCCTGTGGATTTTCAGTAAATAACGTTATATAAGCACTGCGAGTTACTATGTTTTCTAACAAATGAATTACGTTTAACAGTACTTCGCCAGTATTTGCTACATTGGCAAGTTCTCTTAAAAGTAACGTCATAAATCGATCAAGTCTTAAGCGGGCTGCTTGATTAAGCCGCCGACAGCGAGAGCCATGTCTGAAATTAGATAACAATTGATAACACCGTTCTGCATCTTGATAACCTAAACTAGCTAAAAGATTAATAGCCATGGTACTTTCAGCATGACCTTGCCAAACATTATTTAACTGGGAATCCAATAGCTTGTCATTATTATCGTAATCAATTGCCTGCTTTAATACAGAAAGGAAAAGATGACGTATGATTTTTCTAAATCGCTGCACTATTTTTAATAAAGAATCCCAACTAGCAAAACCCATAGCCAAGGCTATTTTAGCTTGCTTAATAGGTTCTGTAGGTAGTGCATGTATTTGCTGATCATTTTCACTTTGTAAGCAGTTTTCTAGTTTTCTTAAAAATAAATAAGCTTGTTTTAACACATCTGTTCTGGAAAAAAGTTTTTCTTCTTTTAAGGCTGAAAGTGCGTTTACCAAATTGGTTTGTTGTAATCGGGGTAGACGTCCGCCTCGAATTAATTGGATACTTTGGACAATAAATTCAACTTCTCGAATACCCCCAAATCCCCTTTTTATATCATCTAAGGTGGGATTTAACTGCACCTCACGTTCGATCATCGCTTTCATACTGCGCAAAGATTCTATGACACTAAAATCAATATAACGTCTATAAACAAAAGGGGTAATTAATTTTTTAAACCATTGAGCACGTAAAGCAGGGGAAGCGCTTATTAAGCGTGCTTTTATCATAGCATAACGCTCCCAATCCCTTCCTTGTTCTTGATAATAGGTTTCCATAGCAGCTAGTGAGGATACAAGTGCGCCACTCTCCCCATTAGGTCGCAATCTTAAATCTACCCGAAAAACAAACCCATCTTCTGTTACATTCTGCATCAACTGAATAAATAGCTGGACTACTTTAGTAAAGAAATACTGATTATCAACATGCTGCTCTCCATTAGTATAGCCAGATGCCGAAAAGGCCATAATTAAATCAATATCAGAGGAATAATTTAATTCCTGTCCTCCTAATTTACCCATGGCTAAAACATAAAGGTCAACTAGGTTGCCTGCTTCATCTTTTGGATGACCATACCGATTTGTCATTTCCTGCTTACAGTAATTTAAGGTGAACATAATTAAAGCATCAGCACAATCTGACCAAGACAGCATTGTTTCTTCAACCGTTGCTAGTCCACTTAACTCACGCAACAGATGTCTTAGAAAATGATAATGTCTAAAATTACGAATAAATTTATTAAAAGGCTGGTTTGTTTCTGTATATAACTGCTGCAAAGAGTTCTTATAATCAATAAAATTAAGTTGCTTTTGCCAATCATCTTGAGTAAGTAAATAGTTTAGAGTTTCAATTTGCTTACCAGCATAATTACTTACTGCGAGTAACGTTTTTACAACCTCGCGCAATGGATGCTCTAAATTAGAAAAATATTTATCAAATAAGATGTAATTAGATTGTAATAATTTGGGAATAGTTAACACACTTAACCTTTCAATTTTAGTAATAGACCTTTTTTCGACCAGCTTTGACCATCTAGGGTAGTTTGGAAAGAGGTCTAGTTAATTTAACTAATCATAATCATACTTGCAGTAAAAATTAAAACGAACCCCTAAAATTTTTGATAAACTCTAAACTTAGTACCTATAGCTGATTAAAGCTATACTGATAAAAAATAACAAGGGTAATTATTATGAAAAGGATTTTAATTTTTACACTACTAATATGCATTAATATTTTCACTTTTGCGCAAGATACTACACCTTTACGAATAGGCGTTGATAACTTTTATCCGCCCTATGTCATGCGAGCTGGCAATAATCAAGTTTTTGGCTTTGATATATCCATCATGGAGGGGGTTTGCCAGTTAATGAATAAAAAATGTATTTATTATCCAATGCCCTTTACAAACCTCTTAAGTAAAGTTGAACAGGGTGAATTAGATGCCGCTGTTGGTGCAATTACAATAACGCCCGAGCGAGCTTCACATGTCTCTTTTTCTATACCTTATTTAAATAGCCAAGCTCGATTTTTAAGTAACAAAAATGTTAAACCTGATTCTTTTAATCTAGCTACCTTAAAAAATTACAATATTGGCGCTGTTAGAGGAACTATTTTTCCTAGATTACTTAATTCATTGGGCATCGCAGATTCCCGAATTACCCTATACGATAGGTTTGATTTCATGATTGATTCTTTGGGGGATAAAGAAATAGATATTGCAATTATGGATAATGCAAGTGCAATAAATTGGCAGGAGCAGTCATCGAATGTATTAATAGCGCTAGGCCAGCCTTTTAATTATGGTTACGGCATAGCAATTGCAATTAATCGCAATAAGACAGAGTTAATTAGTGAAATCAATGGGGCATTAGAAAAATACTTAAAAGGGTCAGATTATAAGAAAAATTATGATAAATATTTAAGCTATTTTTGAAACCTTGGTTAACTTTTTAATGCTGAAATTTTAATTAACTTCCCTGTTAAATTACTTACAGCACCAAACAGCTATTTATTAAAGAAAAATAAAATTTATTTATATTTTAATGTAGAGTTTGGCCATTTACCAAACATCGAGTAATAACCTTCCTAGTGACAAAATCACCTTGCGCCTCACCATAAGCTGTTTTAAAGTGCTCCGCTAACATA is a window of Legionella busanensis DNA encoding:
- the rimO gene encoding 30S ribosomal protein S12 methylthiotransferase RimO, which encodes MNHKVGFVSLGCPKALVDSERIITQLRAQGYELVSTYQNAGVVVINTCGFIDAAVKESLETIKEAMAENGRVIVTGCLGAKADVIREACPEVLHISGAHAYEEVVSAVHQHLPPPKDPFTQLIPPQGIKLTPRHYAYLKISEGCNQKCTFCIIPTMRGKLQSYSLTQVLTEAQRLKEAGVKEILVISQDTSAYGIDTRYQSIEWQGKQLTTRFYDLCQQLGELGIWIRLHYVYPYPHVDEIIPLMRDGLILPYLDIPLQHANARVLKAMKRPANRENTLARINNWREICAEITLRSTFIVGFPGETEEEFEELLDFLNEAKLDRVGCFKYSPVEGAKANELISPISDDIKEERYHRFMQVQAEISYQKLRKKIGSRQTVLIDEITPEHIIARSKSDAPEIDGLVYLPPNNNLAVGNFVDINIVDSDDYDLYGEFV
- the glnE gene encoding bifunctional [glutamate--ammonia ligase]-adenylyl-L-tyrosine phosphorylase/[glutamate--ammonia-ligase] adenylyltransferase translates to MLTIPKLLQSNYILFDKYFSNLEHPLREVVKTLLAVSNYAGKQIETLNYLLTQDDWQKQLNFIDYKNSLQQLYTETNQPFNKFIRNFRHYHFLRHLLRELSGLATVEETMLSWSDCADALIMFTLNYCKQEMTNRYGHPKDEAGNLVDLYVLAMGKLGGQELNYSSDIDLIMAFSASGYTNGEQHVDNQYFFTKVVQLFIQLMQNVTEDGFVFRVDLRLRPNGESGALVSSLAAMETYYQEQGRDWERYAMIKARLISASPALRAQWFKKLITPFVYRRYIDFSVIESLRSMKAMIEREVQLNPTLDDIKRGFGGIREVEFIVQSIQLIRGGRLPRLQQTNLVNALSALKEEKLFSRTDVLKQAYLFLRKLENCLQSENDQQIHALPTEPIKQAKIALAMGFASWDSLLKIVQRFRKIIRHLFLSVLKQAIDYDNNDKLLDSQLNNVWQGHAESTMAINLLASLGYQDAERCYQLLSNFRHGSRCRRLNQAARLRLDRFMTLLLRELANVANTGEVLLNVIHLLENIVTRSAYITLFTENPQALRELFIWFNNSAFIRGLLVNHPFLLEILLDQGQEWQPASRKQLQEQLQKKLLESNDIELQEEILRQFKLTNWLLIARAEQQSTVTALQSAHFLSLVAEVIVEQVVKLAFIELGKRYPQIPELKSHFAIIAYGKLGSQEMNYNSDLDLVFIYDNQLQEESLVTRLTQKILHMLTTRSQSGLLYKVDTRLRPSGEAGLLVSAIKSFIDYQQNQAWLWEHQALIRARVIFGNTTIHSQFKNLKQNILLIERPKEWVFKEIKAMRQKINRHLKGEDEIKYTPGGLIDLEFFVQFLVLTNPIQELSRETNTLSLIKKLADCKVIESEVFKILTSAYKFYHKILHQNILASSEVINSQDKCKEVLSIVNFH
- a CDS encoding transporter substrate-binding domain-containing protein, translating into MKRILIFTLLICINIFTFAQDTTPLRIGVDNFYPPYVMRAGNNQVFGFDISIMEGVCQLMNKKCIYYPMPFTNLLSKVEQGELDAAVGAITITPERASHVSFSIPYLNSQARFLSNKNVKPDSFNLATLKNYNIGAVRGTIFPRLLNSLGIADSRITLYDRFDFMIDSLGDKEIDIAIMDNASAINWQEQSSNVLIALGQPFNYGYGIAIAINRNKTELISEINGALEKYLKGSDYKKNYDKYLSYF